Part of the Benincasa hispida cultivar B227 chromosome 12, ASM972705v1, whole genome shotgun sequence genome is shown below.
TAGGTGTGCATACCAGAGCTCTTCGTTGTAAATGCCTCAAGCTTTGCTCCATACTTACTTGCACCATCTCTGCCAGCATCTTCTTTGCTTTACTAGATTGATCGTCATCTCCATCAATCTGAGAGATAATGTTACAAACAATGTTCTCAATTGTATCGGGTTGAAGCTCAGATCTTGGATATGGAGAGTCTCTTAATAGCCTTAGGAGGGTTTTAGCTTTTGACTGAGATTTAGGTGTTCCTTGGACAGTGAGTTCAAGAAGGCCAGGGATTACCCCTTCTCCTAAGATAGGTTCTCTGTATTTACACCGGTCGCTCTCACACATCGTCAATAGTGCACCAACAGCATGATCACGACTTTGAAGAGAGCCATTCTCAAGCACTTCGACAACAGCAAGAACTCCACCTTCTTCAGATGTCAATGCTATTCTGCCTTCATCAAAACCAACTAAGGATTCAATCAGTGAGCAGCATTTTTCAGCAGTTTTTGAAGATTTTTTACAAGTTTTCAATAGACTAACTATTGACGGGACTGGCTTTGAATCTAGAATGATGCTAAGATTATGTGGAAGTGTTGAAAGATTGGAAAGGGCCATTACAGCATCTGCCTTTGCTTGTGGGCTTCCACATCTAAGAATCTCCACAAGAAGGGGAATGGCACCAGCAGCACTTATTAATGGCTTATTGACAGTAGAGGCAGATAGAGTGAGTAAAGAAGCAGTTGCATTCTCCTGTAGGATCAAACTCTCTGACTGCAGAAAACCAATTATTGGTCCCAAGGCACCAGCTCCTACAATCTTGATCTTATTCCTGTAGACATATTACAATTACTTAATATATGAAGGCTTGGAACTAAAGTCAGTGTTACACATGGAATCAGTTACCAGAAACCTACCACCAACAAACTAAAGAAACAGATGTCacaaaattaacaaaatcaaatttcattacaTTACCTAACACAAAAAAGCCCCTAAGCACTATAGGTAATCATATTCTTACTTCAGCAAACAGTATCATTCATAGGACTGAAacagtttaaaatt
Proteins encoded:
- the LOC120068595 gene encoding U-box domain-containing protein 2 produces the protein MDYCSSPSGNHHRAAASASSPDAAVQKALLLVQSDSLDSKFLGACEIRRLTKTSQRCRRHLSQSIPHLVSMLHRHHSPESHLEAALLALLNLAVKDEKNKIKIVGAGALGPIIGFLQSESLILQENATASLLTLSASTVNKPLISAAGAIPLLVEILRCGSPQAKADAVMALSNLSTLPHNLSIILDSKPVPSIVSLLKTCKKSSKTAEKCCSLIESLVGFDEGRIALTSEEGGVLAVVEVLENGSLQSRDHAVGALLTMCESDRCKYREPILGEGVIPGLLELTVQGTPKSQSKAKTLLRLLRDSPYPRSELQPDTIENIVCNIISQIDGDDDQSSKAKKMLAEMVQVSMEQSLRHLQRRALVCTPTDMPINTCTSEVSSK